A genomic window from Anthocerotibacter panamensis C109 includes:
- a CDS encoding catalase — MSEHENLTTATGCPIADNQNSLTAGSRGPLLMQDVQLLEQMQHFNRERIPERVVHAKGSGAYGTFTVTRAIPEYTKAKFLCDVGKQTEVFLRFSTVAGEKGAADAERDVRGFAVKFYTEEGNWDLVGNNTPVFFIRDPYKFANFIHTQKRHPQTNLRDANMQWDFWSLNPESLHQITILFSDRGLPVSYRHMNGYGSHTFSFVNAQGERFWCKFHFKTRQGVKCMTGEASANLIGVDRESHQRDLFEAIARGEYPSWTVKVQVMTEKQANTFQWNPFDLTKVWPHSDYPLMEIGILELNRNPENYFAEVEQAAFSPSVFPPGIGPSPDKVLQARLMSYPDAQRYRIGSNFQQLPVNQPRCPVMHYQRDGAMSTGYGGSNPNYYPNSYDTAPKEAPEHREPGLTLGDVVADRYNSRDQDDYTQAGNLWRVLDDAQKDRTAQAIAGALGGARQEIQMRQLCHFFRADVDYGRRVAQALSLEIDLAMLQQSQQDNPQPIRA, encoded by the coding sequence ATGAGCGAACACGAAAATCTGACCACAGCGACTGGTTGTCCGATCGCAGATAACCAAAATTCACTTACGGCTGGCTCCCGTGGCCCCCTGTTGATGCAGGATGTTCAGCTTCTAGAGCAAATGCAGCACTTCAACCGGGAGCGAATTCCAGAGCGTGTGGTTCATGCCAAAGGGTCTGGAGCCTACGGAACCTTCACGGTCACCCGTGCTATTCCCGAATACACGAAGGCAAAGTTTCTCTGCGACGTGGGTAAGCAGACAGAAGTATTTTTGCGCTTCTCGACGGTGGCAGGCGAAAAAGGTGCAGCAGATGCTGAACGGGATGTGCGTGGCTTTGCGGTGAAATTCTACACTGAAGAAGGTAATTGGGATTTAGTGGGCAACAACACTCCCGTCTTCTTCATTCGCGATCCGTACAAATTTGCCAACTTTATCCATACCCAAAAGCGGCATCCCCAAACTAATCTGCGGGATGCCAATATGCAGTGGGATTTCTGGTCACTCAATCCAGAATCATTGCACCAGATTACAATTTTGTTTAGCGACCGGGGGCTACCTGTCAGCTATCGGCATATGAATGGCTATGGCAGTCACACCTTCTCTTTTGTGAATGCACAGGGCGAACGGTTTTGGTGCAAGTTCCATTTCAAGACCCGCCAAGGGGTGAAGTGCATGACGGGCGAAGCGTCTGCCAACTTGATTGGGGTTGACCGTGAATCTCACCAACGGGACTTGTTTGAGGCGATCGCGCGGGGTGAGTATCCAAGCTGGACCGTAAAAGTGCAGGTTATGACCGAGAAGCAAGCGAACACCTTCCAGTGGAACCCGTTTGATCTCACGAAAGTATGGCCCCACAGCGACTACCCGCTGATGGAAATCGGCATTCTGGAGCTAAACCGCAATCCAGAAAACTACTTTGCTGAAGTGGAGCAGGCAGCGTTTAGCCCCTCGGTATTCCCGCCCGGAATTGGTCCGAGCCCAGACAAAGTGTTGCAGGCGCGGCTGATGTCCTATCCCGATGCCCAGCGCTATCGCATTGGCTCCAACTTCCAGCAGTTGCCGGTGAATCAACCCCGCTGCCCCGTGATGCACTACCAACGGGATGGTGCCATGTCCACGGGTTACGGCGGCAGTAACCCTAACTACTACCCCAACAGTTACGACACGGCTCCGAAGGAAGCTCCTGAACACCGCGAACCTGGCTTGACCTTAGGAGATGTGGTTGCCGATCGCTATAATTCGCGCGATCAAGATGACTACACCCAAGCGGGCAATCTCTGGCGGGTTTTGGATGATGCCCAAAAAGATCGCACAGCCCAGGCGATTGCAGGGGCGCTAGGTGGTGCACGGCAAGAGATTCAAATGCGGCAACTGTGTCACTTCTTCCGGGCTGATGTGGATTATGGTCGGCGCGTTGCTCAGGCGTTGAGCCTTGAGATTGACCTCGCTATGTTGCAACAAAGCCAACAGGACAATCCTCAGCCCATCAGAGCCTAA
- the mnmA gene encoding tRNA 2-thiouridine(34) synthase MnmA yields the protein MVSTQYKEKVVVGLSGGVDSSVAAALLTQQYKVFGLTLWLMAGKGSCCSDGMKDAARVCETLGIPHQIVDLRQEFERTIINFIVEGYQSGVTPLPCSRCNRELKFGLMLDYCRRVLGVSKLATGHYARVHHNPQTGRYELLRAVDRLKDQSYFLYELSQDQLSGAVFPLGEMTKTQTRAMAAEMGLSVATKPESMDLCLVEAAGSMRNFLDEHIEPVAGDIVDSSGQVLGHHDGAHHYTIGQRKGLGVAAAQPLYVLAIDVKNNRVVVGNRPDGYQRTCDVQQLNWVSIAPPLAPIACTVQIRYRAEPVVATLTPQGQDRVALEFAQTQFGITPGQAAVFYDGERVLGGGLIGV from the coding sequence ATGGTCAGCACACAGTACAAAGAGAAAGTCGTCGTCGGGCTCTCGGGCGGGGTGGACAGCTCCGTAGCCGCAGCTTTACTCACGCAGCAGTACAAAGTCTTCGGGCTGACCTTATGGCTGATGGCGGGGAAAGGTTCCTGCTGTTCGGACGGCATGAAAGATGCTGCTCGAGTTTGTGAGACGCTGGGCATCCCTCATCAAATTGTGGACCTGCGCCAGGAATTTGAGCGGACGATTATAAATTTTATCGTTGAGGGCTATCAGTCTGGGGTGACCCCCCTGCCCTGTTCGCGGTGCAACCGGGAGTTGAAGTTTGGTCTGATGCTCGACTACTGTCGCCGGGTTCTGGGGGTATCCAAGCTTGCTACGGGCCATTATGCTCGGGTCCACCACAATCCACAGACGGGGCGCTATGAACTCCTACGGGCAGTAGACCGACTCAAGGACCAGTCCTATTTTCTGTACGAACTGAGTCAGGATCAGCTCTCTGGAGCCGTATTTCCCTTAGGCGAGATGACCAAAACCCAAACCCGAGCCATGGCTGCCGAGATGGGTTTATCGGTTGCGACCAAGCCTGAGAGTATGGACCTCTGCTTGGTTGAGGCAGCAGGCTCAATGCGCAACTTTTTGGATGAGCATATCGAGCCGGTTGCTGGTGATATTGTCGATAGCTCTGGGCAGGTTCTGGGCCACCATGATGGAGCACACCACTACACCATCGGTCAGCGCAAGGGTCTAGGTGTCGCTGCCGCCCAACCGCTCTATGTCCTCGCCATTGATGTCAAGAACAACCGGGTCGTCGTCGGCAATCGTCCAGATGGCTATCAACGGACCTGTGATGTACAGCAGCTCAACTGGGTTTCCATCGCTCCTCCCCTCGCCCCTATTGCTTGTACAGTGCAGATCCGCTACCGTGCTGAACCTGTGGTTGCTACGCTCACCCCTCAGGGCCAAGACCGAGTTGCTCTGGAGTTCGCTCAGACTCAGTTTGGCATCACGCCGGGACAGGCTGCGGTTTTTTATGATGGGGAGCGGGTGTTGGGCGGTGGATTAATTGGGGTTTAG
- a CDS encoding M20/M25/M40 family metallo-hydrolase: protein MRVFAPLVMALALLSPLATEAQSAAPARDPQIEAVVAQVSGVNIEATIRKLVSFGTRHTLSDTTSPTRGIGAARAWVQSQFERYRAASGGRLQVMLDRFLQEKAERVPRPTELVNVLAVLPGTTDPERIYIVSGHLDSCVCNQDILDATSDAPGANDDASGVAAVLELARVMSQMKFDATLVFAAVVGEEQGLLGAAHLAQEYRKKNANVAAMITNDIIGSSVGGNGVRDNRTVRLFSEGVPTNEAESEVRVRRSVGGENDAPSRQLARYIKETAERYVPNMEVRLVYRRDRYSRGGDHIPFLQQGYPAVRMTELSEDYRHQHQKVRAEGGVQYGDLPEFVDFDYIANVARVNGAALAALASAPAQPTGVEIDGRLSDDTTLRWQPVSAPDLAGYQIVWRDTTAATWTQSRFVGPVTGYTVSGLSKDNYFFGVQAVDKAGHTSPVSFPKPANLRTR from the coding sequence ATGCGTGTGTTTGCCCCCCTGGTTATGGCTTTGGCCCTCTTAAGCCCGCTCGCCACTGAGGCGCAGTCCGCCGCCCCCGCCCGCGATCCCCAGATTGAGGCTGTCGTGGCTCAGGTTTCTGGGGTCAATATTGAGGCGACCATCCGCAAACTGGTTTCTTTTGGGACGCGCCATACGCTCTCGGATACCACCAGTCCGACTCGCGGTATTGGAGCGGCTCGCGCCTGGGTCCAGAGCCAGTTTGAGCGCTACCGGGCAGCCTCTGGGGGCAGGCTCCAGGTCATGTTGGACCGTTTCCTCCAGGAAAAAGCCGAGCGGGTGCCCCGACCCACAGAACTCGTCAATGTACTGGCTGTCTTACCTGGGACGACCGACCCAGAGCGAATCTATATAGTCAGCGGTCATCTTGATTCGTGTGTCTGCAACCAGGACATTCTCGATGCCACCAGTGACGCCCCCGGAGCTAACGACGATGCTTCGGGTGTCGCGGCTGTGCTGGAATTAGCCCGAGTGATGTCCCAGATGAAGTTTGATGCCACGCTTGTTTTTGCTGCCGTCGTGGGTGAGGAGCAGGGTCTGTTGGGGGCGGCGCACTTGGCGCAGGAGTACCGCAAAAAGAATGCTAATGTCGCCGCGATGATCACCAACGACATCATTGGCAGTAGTGTGGGCGGGAATGGAGTCCGCGACAACCGCACCGTGCGCCTTTTCTCCGAAGGGGTACCCACCAACGAGGCAGAGAGTGAAGTCCGGGTCCGACGCTCTGTCGGCGGGGAGAACGATGCTCCCTCACGGCAACTCGCCCGCTATATCAAAGAGACCGCCGAGCGCTACGTCCCCAATATGGAAGTCCGCTTGGTCTATCGCCGGGACCGCTATTCTCGGGGTGGGGACCACATTCCTTTCCTGCAACAGGGCTATCCGGCGGTACGCATGACCGAACTCAGCGAAGACTACCGCCATCAGCACCAGAAAGTACGCGCCGAAGGAGGAGTGCAATACGGGGATCTACCAGAATTTGTAGACTTTGACTATATTGCGAACGTGGCTCGGGTGAATGGAGCAGCGCTAGCAGCCTTGGCTTCAGCCCCCGCCCAACCCACAGGCGTCGAAATTGATGGCCGCCTCAGCGATGACACCACGCTGCGTTGGCAGCCCGTCAGCGCCCCTGACCTCGCTGGATATCAAATCGTCTGGCGCGATACTACCGCTGCAACCTGGACCCAAAGCCGCTTCGTCGGTCCTGTGACGGGCTACACGGTGAGCGGGCTCTCCAAAGATAACTATTTTTTCGGCGTGCAAGCGGTGGACAAAGCAGGGCACACCAGCCCGGTCAGCTTCCCGAAACCGGCCAACCTGCGGACGCGCTAA
- a CDS encoding NUDIX hydrolase, whose protein sequence is MPRSFKPIPSAIISDRLRFQGLKFTFLSQELRFPNGAQGERQFILHPGGAVIVPITATGTFVCIRQYRFAIADYLFEFPAGTLEPGEEPFQTVLRELQEETGFTAHRWDDLGHFHLAPGYSDEMLYIFLARDLEALLDPPPGDDDEDLEVIELSAEELTERMATTADFDAKTIACFFRAQQFLAHEKALDGKAGLTQP, encoded by the coding sequence GTGCCTCGCTCCTTTAAACCCATCCCCTCCGCAATTATCAGCGACCGCCTCCGGTTCCAGGGCTTGAAATTCACCTTCCTCTCCCAAGAGTTGCGGTTCCCGAATGGGGCTCAAGGGGAACGGCAGTTCATCCTCCATCCCGGTGGGGCGGTTATTGTACCCATCACGGCCACAGGTACGTTTGTTTGCATCCGCCAGTACCGTTTCGCCATCGCTGATTATCTGTTTGAGTTTCCTGCCGGGACTCTAGAGCCTGGAGAGGAACCCTTCCAGACTGTCTTACGCGAACTCCAGGAGGAAACTGGCTTCACAGCCCACCGCTGGGATGACCTAGGACACTTCCATCTAGCCCCCGGTTACTCTGATGAGATGCTCTATATATTTCTTGCCCGCGATTTAGAAGCGCTCCTCGACCCACCTCCAGGGGACGACGACGAGGACCTGGAGGTCATAGAACTGAGTGCAGAAGAACTGACCGAGCGCATGGCGACCACCGCCGACTTTGACGCCAAGACCATCGCCTGCTTCTTCCGTGCCCAGCAATTTTTAGCCCACGAAAAAGCGCTTGACGGCAAAGCAGGATTAACACAGCCTTAA